The sequence TTCCGTACCCAGCAACTGCTTACCCTTGTCCATAAGCGCGGCAACGGACTCGCCATCGCGGATAAACTCGAGAAGCTGTGCCGCGATAAGCGACACGGCTTCCGGATAATTGAGACGCAAGCCCCGGGCATACCGCTTCTGCGCGAGAAAACCCGCGTTGTGAAGCATCAACTTGTCAATTTCTTTGGGCGATAAATACATGGAAAATCCCTGCTCAAAACGTAAGGTACTGCTTAATACTCTCATCCGACAGCTCATCCGCAGAACCGCACAACGCAATCGTCCCGCGATCCATCAAATAAAAATAATCGGCAATCTGCCGGGCAAAATCAAAGTACTGCTCCACCAGAATAATGGTGAGATTCCCTTGATCCTTCAGATGGATCAACACATTCTCGATATCGAGAATAATCGAAGGCTGAATACCTTCTGTAGGCTCGTCCAGAATGAGAATATCCGGATCGCCAACAAGCGCACGGGCAATGGCGAGTTGCTGTTGCTGTCCGCCACTGAGATTCCCACCCATACGATCTTGCATATCGGCCAACACGGGAAAAAGATCGTAAACCAGATCCTCCGGCAAAGTTGTAAGACCATCTGCACGCGCCTCCAAACCAATCTGCAAATTCTCATTCACCGTCAGCCTGGGAAAAATCTCGCGCCCCTGCGGCACATAACTCAAACCCGCACGCGCCCGCAAATCTGGTGCCTGCCCCGTTATATTCACCCCATTCAACAGAATATTCCCTCCCCGAGGTTGCAACAAACCCATAATCGTCTTGATAAGCGTCGTCTTCCCAACGCCATTGCGCCCCATAACCGCCACAATAGCCCCTCTGGGAATATCCATATCAATATCGCGTAAGATCAGACTCTCGCCGTAATAAACATCCAGACCTCGAACGGTAAGCGCGGTATCTGTGATCGTCGTCATTAAAATCCTATCCCATCCATTCAATGCTGCGCACTACCCAAATAACATTCAATAACCCGGGGATCATTTTGCACCTGATCCATCGATCCTTCAACGAGCACCTTGCCCTCGTGGAGAACCGTAACAGTGCGGGCGATCTGTCTCACAAACTCCATATCGTGCTCAATAACAATAATCGCGTGATTCATAGTCAGGCGTTCGAGAAGCTCCCCCGTCTTAACCGTCTCTTCATCCGTCATACCAGCGGCGGGTTCATCAATCAAAAAAAGCTCGGGATCTTGCAAAATAACCATCGCAATCTCCAGCCACTGTTTTTGCCCGTGCGAAAGCGCATCGGCAACCGTATGCAGATGGTCAGCCAGACCCGTCTGCTCTGCAACAGCCTGGATGCGATCGCGATTCTTATCCGACAGACGCGAAACAAGTGAAAAGAGAACCGTGCGGTCGGTCTTGAGCGCCAGCATCAAATTCTCGTACACCGTGAGAGAAGTAAAAACAGACGGCGTTTGAAACTTGCGTCCAACACCCGCCTTGACAATCGCATCTTCGCTCATTTGCGTCAAATCGAACTCCTCAGGCGTCAGACCGAACTTCTCAAAACGCGCACTGCCGCGATCGGGTTTGGTCTTCCCACACAAAACATCGAGAAACGTCGTCTTACCCGCACCATTTGGACCAATAACAACGCGCAATTCCCGGTCGTGCAGGACAAACCCATCTATATCGAGCGCGACAAATCCATCAAAGGACACGCGCAAATTTTCAACAGTCAACAGAACTGGATCAAAAATCATATCAATCCTGGCTTTCAGCAGGCACAGGTGCTGAGATGCGTATGGGAAAAAATCGCTTCAAACTACTTATCTCTATCTTAGACCTCAGACCAATAAGACCATCGGGAAAAAAGAGCACAACACCGATAAAAAGGAATCCCAAAAAGTAGAGCCATGTACCGGGAAACGCACCCGTCAAAAAACTGTAGAGAAGATTCACAAGCACCGCGCCAATAATCGGACCAATCAAAGTCCCCCGCCCGCCAACAGCAACCCATATCACCATCTCAATAGAAGCCTGCACATCCATCCGACCCGGTGTAATAATCCCGGTCTGAGGCACATAGAGCAACCCACCCAGAGCACCGAGCATACTGGCCATCACAAAAACAAATACCTTGTAGCTCATAACGCGATAGCCGATAAAACGCAACCGATGCTCACTATCGCGAACCGCAATAAGCACGCGACCGAGCTTGGATTTCACTATAAACCGGCAGAAAAAGTAGGAAACAAAAAGCGTGACAAAAGCAATGATATAAAGACCGCGTTTGCTCGCCGGATCGGCCAACTCAAAACCGAGCAACGTCTTAAAATCCGTCAACCCATTGGTACCGCCGAGCATGGTCTCATTTCGCAAAAAAATAAGCCAGACCCCCAGGGCAAGCGCCTGCGTAATAATGGCAAAATAAACTCCCTGGAGCCGGCTGCGAAAAGCCAGAAACCCAAAAATAAGCGCAATAATCGCCGGAACCATAAGCGCCAGAATAAACGCAAATGTAAAAGTGTGAAAAGGCTCCCAAAAGATGGGCAATTGCTCCACGCGATTCCACACCATAAAATCGGGCAACGCACTCCCATAAACCCCTTGCGTCCCCGTCTTGAGCAGCATATGCATCCCAATCGCGTACCCACCCAAACAAAAAAAGAAAGCCTGACAAAGCGAAAGAATACCCGTATATCCCCAGATCAGATCAATCCCCAGAGCGGCAATCGCAAAACAAAAATAACGACCCCAGAGATTTAACGTCGTATCAGAAAGCAACCCCATAGCATTGAGCACGGGCGCGGCAATGCCAAAGAGAAGGAATACGATAATGGGACGGTAATAAGTCATAAAATATCTCGTCTATTCATCCCTCCCCTTCGCGGGAAAGATACCTGTGGGACGCAACTGTAAAAAGAGGATAATAAGACCCAAAATGAGAACCTTGGCATACACGGCTTCGGCAAAGGGTTCAATAACCTTATTGGAAACACCAATACCGAGACCCGCCACAATAG is a genomic window of Gemmatimonadota bacterium containing:
- the urtE gene encoding urea ABC transporter ATP-binding subunit UrtE, which produces MTTITDTALTVRGLDVYYGESLILRDIDMDIPRGAIVAVMGRNGVGKTTLIKTIMGLLQPRGGNILLNGVNITGQAPDLRARAGLSYVPQGREIFPRLTVNENLQIGLEARADGLTTLPEDLVYDLFPVLADMQDRMGGNLSGGQQQQLAIARALVGDPDILILDEPTEGIQPSIILDIENVLIHLKDQGNLTIILVEQYFDFARQIADYFYLMDRGTIALCGSADELSDESIKQYLTF
- the urtD gene encoding urea ABC transporter ATP-binding protein UrtD, with the translated sequence MIFDPVLLTVENLRVSFDGFVALDIDGFVLHDRELRVVIGPNGAGKTTFLDVLCGKTKPDRGSARFEKFGLTPEEFDLTQMSEDAIVKAGVGRKFQTPSVFTSLTVYENLMLALKTDRTVLFSLVSRLSDKNRDRIQAVAEQTGLADHLHTVADALSHGQKQWLEIAMVILQDPELFLIDEPAAGMTDEETVKTGELLERLTMNHAIIVIEHDMEFVRQIARTVTVLHEGKVLVEGSMDQVQNDPRVIECYLGSAQH
- the urtC gene encoding urea ABC transporter permease subunit UrtC; amino-acid sequence: MTYYRPIIVFLLFGIAAPVLNAMGLLSDTTLNLWGRYFCFAIAALGIDLIWGYTGILSLCQAFFFCLGGYAIGMHMLLKTGTQGVYGSALPDFMVWNRVEQLPIFWEPFHTFTFAFILALMVPAIIALIFGFLAFRSRLQGVYFAIITQALALGVWLIFLRNETMLGGTNGLTDFKTLLGFELADPASKRGLYIIAFVTLFVSYFFCRFIVKSKLGRVLIAVRDSEHRLRFIGYRVMSYKVFVFVMASMLGALGGLLYVPQTGIITPGRMDVQASIEMVIWVAVGGRGTLIGPIIGAVLVNLLYSFLTGAFPGTWLYFLGFLFIGVVLFFPDGLIGLRSKIEISSLKRFFPIRISAPVPAESQD